The following proteins are encoded in a genomic region of Planococcus lenghuensis:
- a CDS encoding M20 family metallopeptidase — MDRIQAYIAEHLDGIIADIKFLVEADSPSSDKQLADQCGKRVQELYAKRLGCKADVIEEEEYGNHLRFEYGNGENKLLLLSHFDTVWDQGELTFREEGNRIYGPGILDMKSGLVQAIWALKACRDLGISLNKKIVHICTSDEEIGSPSARTVIKEEAKTASFVLVTEPPVEESGALKTCRKGSARYFVRISGKAAHSGNHHDEGISAIREAAEQILYLESLTDYETGTTINVGAMEGGGALNVVADSAVLGVDVRTETEEEQDRIAHLMEELTPHAEGVKLEVEGGIMRPPMQRTAETGELFERARKVAAELGIQIGEASVGGGSDGNFTSSMGIPTLDGLGAAGSGMHAKDEHILKDQIPFRTALLGKLIVSL; from the coding sequence ATGGACCGAATTCAGGCTTACATAGCAGAACATCTGGATGGCATTATCGCAGACATCAAATTTCTTGTAGAGGCGGATTCACCGTCTTCGGATAAACAATTGGCAGACCAGTGCGGCAAGCGGGTGCAGGAACTGTACGCAAAACGGCTCGGCTGCAAAGCGGACGTAATCGAAGAAGAGGAATATGGCAATCATCTTCGTTTTGAATATGGCAACGGAGAAAATAAATTGCTCTTGCTGTCCCATTTCGATACGGTATGGGATCAAGGGGAGCTTACGTTCCGGGAAGAAGGGAACCGCATCTATGGACCAGGCATCCTCGATATGAAAAGTGGTCTTGTGCAGGCGATCTGGGCACTTAAAGCCTGCCGCGATCTTGGCATTTCATTAAATAAGAAAATTGTCCACATCTGCACGAGTGACGAAGAGATCGGCAGTCCTTCTGCCCGGACGGTGATCAAGGAAGAAGCGAAAACGGCGTCATTCGTGCTGGTGACAGAGCCACCGGTCGAGGAATCAGGTGCGCTGAAAACATGCCGAAAAGGATCTGCCCGCTATTTCGTCCGCATCAGCGGAAAAGCGGCGCATTCCGGAAACCATCATGATGAAGGGATCAGCGCCATTCGGGAAGCGGCGGAACAGATATTGTATCTTGAATCGCTGACGGATTATGAGACCGGCACGACGATAAATGTCGGGGCGATGGAAGGCGGTGGTGCCTTGAATGTCGTTGCGGATTCAGCAGTGCTTGGAGTGGATGTACGTACGGAAACCGAAGAGGAACAGGACCGGATCGCGCATTTGATGGAAGAACTTACTCCGCACGCGGAAGGGGTAAAACTTGAAGTTGAAGGCGGCATCATGCGGCCGCCGATGCAGCGGACAGCGGAAACCGGTGAATTGTTCGAGCGTGCCCGAAAAGTGGCAGCGGAGCTGGGCATCCAGATCGGTGAGGCATCGGTCGGCGGAGGCAGTGACGGAAACTTCACATCGAGCATGGGGATTCCGACGCTAGATGGACTCGGCGCGGCAGGCAGTGGCATGCACGCAAAAGATGAACACATCCTGAAAGACCAGATTCCGTTCCGGACGGCGTTGCTCGGAAAATTGATTGTTTCTCTCTGA
- the trpE gene encoding anthranilate synthase component I: protein MYTRKLEGDRLTPIAIFKRLEGARKCLLESSLKHTASGRYSFIGAEPAKSFIGTDNELTEIDHRTGEQHTVTGKPLDLLQKRVPHVESPVDVPFAGGLAGYIGYDAIRAYEPIGATRKDTLDMPAVHMQQYETVVVFDHLRQEVTVLSLHGEAALDAVQAQLQIPEDEPAPEEPGKLHFSSEITGDSFRTQVEQAKEHIRQGDVFQVVLSQRLHADYKGDAFTLYRKLRKQNPSPYQFYIEFDGYAIVGASPESLLSVRNGEIKTNPIAGTRRRGITEEEDDALAEELLADPKERAEHQMLVDLSRNDVGRVAAVGSVQIPKYMEIEKYQHVMHIVSEVTGTLATDMHPLDALVACLPAGTVSGAPKVRAMQLIRDFEDERRGVYGGAIGYLGFNGNLDVALAIRTFVVKDERVYVQAGAGIVYDSDPQAEYEETLHKARSLMEVFG, encoded by the coding sequence ATGTACACGAGAAAACTGGAAGGTGACCGGCTGACGCCGATTGCCATCTTTAAACGGCTTGAAGGCGCGCGTAAATGCCTGCTGGAAAGTTCATTGAAGCATACAGCTTCCGGCCGGTATTCGTTTATCGGAGCGGAACCTGCGAAGAGTTTTATCGGCACGGATAATGAGTTGACGGAAATCGATCACCGGACAGGTGAACAACACACAGTGACAGGCAAGCCGCTCGATCTGCTGCAAAAGCGGGTGCCGCACGTTGAGTCACCGGTTGATGTGCCGTTTGCAGGCGGGCTCGCCGGCTATATCGGCTACGACGCCATCCGGGCATATGAACCGATCGGGGCTACGCGCAAGGATACGCTCGATATGCCGGCCGTCCATATGCAGCAATACGAGACAGTCGTCGTATTTGACCATTTGCGGCAGGAAGTGACGGTGCTGTCGCTTCACGGTGAGGCAGCTCTGGATGCTGTTCAGGCGCAATTGCAGATACCGGAAGATGAACCGGCTCCAGAAGAACCGGGAAAGCTGCATTTTTCTTCAGAAATCACCGGGGACTCCTTCCGGACGCAAGTTGAACAGGCAAAAGAGCATATCCGTCAGGGAGACGTGTTCCAGGTCGTCTTATCCCAGCGGCTGCATGCGGATTATAAAGGCGATGCATTCACGCTGTACCGGAAACTCCGGAAACAGAATCCGTCACCGTATCAATTCTATATCGAATTTGACGGCTATGCGATCGTCGGCGCCTCACCGGAAAGTTTATTGTCCGTGCGGAACGGGGAAATCAAGACGAATCCGATCGCCGGCACGCGCAGACGGGGGATAACTGAAGAAGAAGATGATGCACTGGCGGAAGAATTGCTGGCGGATCCGAAAGAGCGGGCGGAGCATCAGATGCTTGTCGACTTGAGCCGGAACGATGTCGGCCGGGTTGCAGCCGTCGGATCGGTGCAGATTCCGAAGTATATGGAAATCGAGAAATACCAGCATGTTATGCATATCGTGTCGGAAGTGACCGGAACGCTTGCAACCGATATGCATCCGCTCGATGCGCTCGTCGCCTGTCTGCCGGCCGGCACGGTATCCGGCGCACCGAAAGTCCGGGCGATGCAGCTGATTCGGGATTTTGAAGACGAGCGGCGCGGAGTATACGGCGGAGCGATCGGATACCTCGGCTTCAATGGCAACTTGGATGTCGCACTTGCCATCCGTACGTTTGTCGTAAAAGACGAACGGGTCTATGTGCAGGCAGGAGCCGGAATCGTATACGATTCGGACCCGCAGGCAGAATACGAAGAGACGTTGCATAAAGCACGTTCTCTGATGGAGGTGTTCGGATGA
- a CDS encoding KTSC domain-containing protein, whose translation MDMFKLLSTHLKEAGYNPFDGILRIEFQDGSIYDYQGVPEHVFRGLMSAGSHGKYFAEKIKDRYPYNRAW comes from the coding sequence ATGGATATGTTCAAGCTTTTATCAACCCATTTAAAAGAAGCGGGTTACAACCCGTTTGATGGCATCCTGCGGATTGAATTCCAGGATGGCAGCATCTATGACTACCAGGGAGTGCCGGAGCATGTATTCCGCGGACTCATGAGTGCCGGATCACACGGAAAGTACTTTGCCGAAAAGATTAAAGACCGCTACCCGTATAACCGGGCATGGTGA
- a CDS encoding anthranilate synthase component II — MILLIDHYDSFTYNIYQAVARRTEVKVVRYDAITAQEVLELKPDAIILSPGPGHPDALPESIELIQAVYRSIPILGVCLGHQLLAAAFGGNVIQAPVIMHGKVSEIAHTGQDLFTSLPDPLPVMRYHSLMAEKTSLPDVFNVQATADDGTVMAIRHNRFPLFGVQFHPESIGTPDGDRLVQNFLDAVPKLKNSVQPTNA; from the coding sequence ATGATTCTCCTCATTGATCATTATGATTCATTCACTTACAACATTTATCAGGCAGTCGCGAGGCGGACAGAAGTAAAAGTCGTGCGGTATGACGCCATCACGGCACAGGAAGTGCTCGAACTGAAACCGGATGCCATCATCCTGTCGCCGGGTCCGGGCCATCCGGATGCCCTGCCGGAATCGATTGAACTGATTCAAGCTGTGTATAGATCAATCCCGATTCTCGGGGTCTGTCTAGGCCATCAGCTCCTGGCTGCAGCGTTCGGCGGAAATGTCATCCAAGCGCCTGTGATCATGCACGGGAAAGTATCAGAGATCGCGCATACAGGACAGGATCTGTTTACAAGCCTTCCTGATCCGCTGCCGGTCATGCGCTATCATTCCCTGATGGCGGAAAAAACTTCGTTGCCGGATGTATTCAACGTGCAGGCTACAGCGGATGACGGGACGGTCATGGCGATTCGCCACAACCGCTTTCCGCTGTTCGGCGTCCAGTTCCATCCGGAATCGATCGGGACACCCGATGGCGACCGGCTCGTTCAGAATTTCCTCGATGCTGTGCCGAAGTTGAAGAATTCCGTCCAGCCGACGAATGCTTAA
- a CDS encoding DMT family transporter, which translates to MKIYITLLAVMVIWGLNVSIVKLLVEYLPPVTIQALRVMTAGFVVFLILSFMKLLRLPTKRESVFIVGGSLLNVVGHHFFMAIGLEITTAANGGLILGLGPLLSAFLATVILRQVPSVLRSVGFLLGTIGITITVLAGEGGIAGIGVGDLYMFLAIFTQALSFIIISKIAKTLDPRLLTGYMLVIGSVILLVIGTQMEPGGFAQFDDAPGYVWAAFFISAVLATAVGHMTYNHMIGKVGVAETAIFLNLPTLFSLLGAAVILGEELLPAHFIGFIFIVSGVLLGSGAAEELIRRRRRRIKTRQEG; encoded by the coding sequence TTGAAAATTTATATTACTTTATTGGCTGTCATGGTGATATGGGGGCTAAATGTATCAATTGTAAAATTGCTGGTCGAGTATTTGCCGCCGGTAACGATTCAGGCGCTTCGGGTCATGACAGCGGGCTTTGTGGTGTTTCTGATTTTGAGTTTCATGAAGCTGCTGCGCCTGCCGACAAAACGGGAATCTGTTTTTATTGTCGGCGGAAGTCTGCTGAATGTGGTCGGACACCATTTCTTTATGGCGATCGGTCTTGAAATCACAACGGCTGCGAACGGTGGACTGATTCTTGGGCTCGGACCACTGCTGAGTGCCTTCCTCGCAACGGTCATTTTGCGACAGGTACCGTCGGTTTTACGGTCGGTCGGGTTTCTGCTCGGGACCATCGGTATCACAATTACGGTACTGGCAGGCGAAGGAGGAATCGCCGGCATCGGAGTCGGCGATTTGTATATGTTCCTTGCCATCTTCACGCAGGCACTCAGTTTCATCATCATCAGTAAAATTGCAAAAACGCTTGATCCCCGCTTGCTGACAGGCTATATGCTGGTTATCGGTTCAGTGATCCTGCTCGTGATCGGCACGCAGATGGAGCCGGGCGGGTTTGCGCAATTTGATGATGCACCGGGCTATGTATGGGCGGCATTTTTCATATCAGCGGTCCTTGCAACAGCCGTGGGTCATATGACGTATAACCATATGATCGGTAAAGTCGGCGTGGCAGAGACAGCAATTTTCCTTAATTTGCCAACGCTGTTCTCATTGCTCGGTGCAGCCGTAATTTTAGGGGAGGAACTGTTGCCGGCGCATTTCATCGGGTTCATCTTTATCGTGTCCGGGGTGCTTCTTGGCTCGGGCGCGGCAGAGGAACTGATCAGACGCAGAAGGCGGCGTATTAAAACAAGGCAGGAGGGCTGA